A region from the Sutcliffiella horikoshii genome encodes:
- a CDS encoding response regulator transcription factor, whose translation MRVLMVEDDRTIAAGLEYSLRQEGYETILCHDIKSAESEIASRLEEIDLCLFDLSLPDGSGYDLCEQVKKREDKPVIFLTAFDDEVNVVMGLDMGADDYITKPFRVRELLSRIKSVLRRYHKQPEQAKSYIDIENVRINTLEGKVFKNGEEVLLTALEYRLLMIFANHIGQVLTRAQLLDRIWDVAGDFVNDNTLTVYIKRLREKLEDNPQNPLIIRTVRGMGYKAGQ comes from the coding sequence ATGAGAGTGTTGATGGTGGAGGACGACAGGACGATCGCTGCGGGTTTGGAGTATTCGCTTCGGCAGGAAGGATATGAGACCATTCTTTGTCATGATATCAAATCGGCAGAGTCGGAGATCGCTAGTAGACTTGAAGAGATAGATTTATGCTTATTTGATTTGTCCTTGCCTGATGGGAGCGGCTATGACCTTTGCGAACAGGTGAAAAAGAGAGAGGACAAACCGGTGATTTTTCTTACGGCCTTTGATGATGAGGTGAATGTGGTGATGGGTCTTGATATGGGGGCGGACGATTATATTACAAAGCCATTCCGGGTCCGTGAGTTGCTTTCCCGCATTAAGTCGGTCTTACGACGTTATCATAAGCAGCCTGAGCAGGCCAAAAGCTACATAGATATCGAGAATGTCCGCATTAATACGTTGGAAGGTAAAGTATTCAAAAACGGGGAAGAGGTCCTGCTGACTGCATTGGAATACCGGTTGTTGATGATTTTTGCCAACCATATCGGGCAGGTCCTGACGAGAGCCCAGCTGCTTGACCGGATTTGGGATGTGGCAGGTGACTTTGTCAATGACAACACACTGACGGTTTACATCAAGCGTTTGCGGGAGAAGTTGGAGGACAACCCTCAAAACCCTCTGATCATCCGAACCGTGCGCGGCATGGGCTATAAGGCAGGTCAATAA
- a CDS encoding sensor histidine kinase gives MWRNREVQLYLITMILIGAVASVAAALFFTISTTILVLATTMLLIASSVVFTRWRYKEIEKLSGYLRQISNGNYEMDVRDNHEGELSILKSDIYKVTLMLSEQRSYLEQDKIKLTNAISDISHQLKTPLTSMMVMADLLSDKKLDESKRAEFTQNIRVQLERIEWLVSSLLKLSKIDAGTVSFKKDNVSVQGLIERAVQPVLIPMDIREQTLVVEGDESVTFTGDNHWTAEALINILKNCVEHTPVGGNIFISFSENPLFTEIRVKDNGHGIPKEDLPYIFRRFYKGKNAGEDSVGIGLAMAYSIITSQQGDIEVRSEQGKGTEFHIKFYNKART, from the coding sequence ATGTGGCGAAACAGAGAAGTTCAACTATACCTGATCACCATGATCTTGATTGGCGCTGTAGCAAGCGTTGCAGCAGCCCTCTTTTTTACCATATCCACAACAATACTTGTTCTCGCAACCACCATGTTGCTCATCGCTTCCAGTGTGGTTTTCACCAGATGGAGATACAAGGAAATCGAAAAACTCTCAGGATATTTACGCCAGATAAGCAATGGCAATTATGAAATGGATGTAAGGGACAATCATGAGGGAGAACTGAGTATTTTAAAAAGCGATATTTATAAGGTCACCCTGATGCTTTCAGAACAGCGTTCCTATTTGGAACAAGATAAAATCAAATTAACAAATGCGATATCAGATATCTCTCATCAATTGAAAACTCCGCTTACCTCCATGATGGTCATGGCTGATTTGCTCAGCGATAAAAAGCTCGATGAATCAAAGCGTGCTGAATTCACCCAGAATATCCGTGTGCAATTGGAAAGAATCGAATGGCTTGTGTCTTCCCTTTTAAAACTATCCAAAATTGATGCAGGGACTGTCAGTTTTAAAAAAGACAACGTTTCAGTCCAGGGCCTTATTGAAAGGGCTGTGCAGCCGGTATTGATTCCAATGGATATTAGAGAGCAGACTTTAGTGGTGGAAGGGGATGAGTCTGTCACTTTTACAGGAGATAATCACTGGACGGCAGAGGCATTGATCAATATTTTAAAAAACTGTGTGGAACATACTCCAGTCGGCGGCAACATATTCATTTCGTTTTCAGAAAATCCCCTCTTTACAGAAATTAGAGTCAAGGATAATGGACATGGAATTCCCAAGGAAGATCTCCCTTATATCTTCAGGCGTTTTTATAAAGGTAAAAATGCAGGAGAAGATAGCGTAGGAATCGGGCTTGCCATGGCATACAGCATCATCACAAGTCAGCAGGGGGATATCGAAGTCAGAAGCGAACAAGGCAAGGGGACCGAGTTTCATATCAAGTTTTATAACAAGGCTCGCACCTGA
- a CDS encoding ABC transporter ATP-binding protein, with protein MSILQIENLSKVYGKGDTAVKALDDVSFSVEKGEFVAIIGPSGSGKSTLLHLLGGVDRPSSGKVLVDNTDIYQLNETQLAIFRRRQIGLIYQFYNLIPILTVEENMTLPLLLDEHKVDQKQFSDIASILGLDHRLNHLPNQLSGGQQQRVSIGRALISNPAIILADEPTGNLDSKNSGEIMELLKMFNKTFNQTLIVITHDERIALQADRVIEINDGKVAKDEVIRP; from the coding sequence ATGAGCATTTTACAAATAGAAAATCTGTCTAAGGTTTATGGTAAGGGAGATACAGCGGTAAAGGCATTGGATGATGTATCATTTTCGGTGGAAAAGGGAGAATTCGTCGCGATCATCGGTCCATCCGGATCTGGTAAGTCAACGCTTCTTCATTTACTCGGTGGGGTGGACAGACCGTCAAGTGGGAAGGTGCTTGTTGATAATACGGATATCTACCAATTGAATGAAACCCAGCTGGCGATATTCAGACGCAGGCAGATCGGATTGATCTATCAGTTTTATAATCTCATTCCGATTTTGACAGTAGAGGAGAACATGACATTGCCATTACTGTTGGATGAACACAAAGTGGACCAGAAACAATTCAGTGATATTGCATCCATCCTTGGATTGGACCATCGTCTGAATCACTTGCCCAATCAACTTTCTGGCGGACAGCAACAGCGTGTATCCATCGGAAGGGCTCTCATCAGCAATCCGGCGATCATTCTGGCGGATGAGCCGACGGGTAATTTAGACAGCAAGAACAGCGGCGAGATCATGGAGCTTTTGAAAATGTTCAATAAAACTTTCAATCAGACGCTTATCGTTATTACCCATGATGAAAGGATTGCCCTGCAGGCTGACCGTGTCATTGAAATCAATGATGGAAAAGTTGCCAAGGACGAGGTGATCCGTCCATGA
- a CDS encoding ABC transporter permease, giving the protein MNIINKLTIRHLKKNKRRTMVTIIGVIISVSMVMAVATLGVSFLDLLKRQTIADNGEWHVQYKNVTSDQIKAIEKDGNTKDLILSSDMGYAMLEGDEMTDKPYLFFKGYNEEGLEQFPIKLSSGRLPKAANEVVVSDHLAKDIGINYEIGAEMTVEIGNRMMEGEPAPLLQNYSVQRGEEGYLENLEIHTTETFTVVGTIERPSWEEPWAPGYTVINYIDQENLNQAVNVDAVVVVKDLSRSIFKQAEQLAQQNDIVGVGFNDELLRYYGITDNDNLHTTMYSLAGIIIAVIVIGSVSLIYNAFAISVSERARHLGMLSSVGATKKQKRNSVFFEGVVIGLISIPIGVLAGLGGIAITFMFINTYIADALGTSVKLEVVVTPASVLVACFISSATIFVSTYMPARKASKVSAIDAIRQTQDIKLTGKAVKTSKLVRKIFGLEAEIGLKNVKRNKKRYYATLFSLVISIILFLSVSYFTNNLSRSVEMSQAGTDFDILVSGSSGDISDLESLVHTEGVTGYSLQKTVQLTSLIEEDKFTEELIAVIEKENIELQDGRYPYYVNVYGLSESSFQEYADKAGTDAVTYRDLEDPKAIIIEKISYQDYEASKFVETKSINTKPGERIELQFTDYETNERTMLAGLEVGALTDEVPMGTNTARVGGLDIVVPIETLDAILNEKALNEVQSYLYLNSSDPMKTQEALEEVVPSSMYIYNVFQNREREQQMIMFLSVFTYGFIALISLISIANIFNTISTSISLRKREFAMLKSVGMTPKGFNKMINYESIFYGVNALLFGLPISFVVMYLIHRSVNETFQYGFTLPWLDIVFVIAAIFVIVSSAMLYSISKIKKENIIDGLKQENI; this is encoded by the coding sequence ATGAACATTATTAACAAGCTGACCATACGGCATCTGAAGAAAAATAAGAGAAGGACGATGGTGACCATCATTGGAGTCATCATCTCGGTTTCGATGGTAATGGCTGTCGCGACGCTTGGAGTTTCCTTTCTAGATCTTTTGAAAAGGCAAACCATTGCAGACAACGGAGAATGGCATGTTCAATATAAAAATGTCACTAGCGATCAAATAAAAGCAATCGAAAAAGATGGGAATACGAAAGATCTTATTCTTTCCAGCGATATGGGTTATGCCATGTTGGAAGGAGACGAGATGACAGATAAGCCCTATCTCTTTTTTAAAGGATACAATGAAGAAGGTTTGGAACAATTTCCTATAAAGTTAAGCAGTGGACGCCTACCTAAAGCGGCAAATGAAGTAGTCGTGTCTGATCATCTTGCGAAAGACATAGGGATTAATTATGAAATCGGCGCAGAAATGACCGTTGAAATTGGAAATCGTATGATGGAAGGTGAACCGGCCCCTTTGCTGCAGAACTATTCTGTTCAAAGAGGGGAAGAGGGATATCTTGAAAACTTGGAAATCCACACAACAGAAACTTTCACTGTTGTAGGAACGATTGAAAGGCCTTCTTGGGAGGAGCCGTGGGCACCAGGATACACGGTGATTAACTATATCGATCAGGAAAATCTGAATCAAGCGGTGAACGTTGACGCCGTTGTGGTGGTTAAGGATTTAAGCCGTTCCATTTTCAAACAAGCGGAACAACTTGCACAACAAAACGATATAGTTGGGGTAGGTTTCAATGATGAACTGCTCCGATATTATGGTATCACTGATAACGATAATCTCCATACGACCATGTATTCTTTGGCAGGAATCATCATTGCTGTCATCGTGATTGGTTCGGTATCTCTGATATATAATGCCTTTGCAATCAGCGTTTCCGAACGGGCAAGGCATTTGGGTATGCTTTCAAGTGTTGGGGCAACCAAGAAACAAAAGCGTAATTCGGTCTTCTTTGAAGGGGTCGTCATAGGGTTGATCAGTATTCCAATCGGTGTCTTAGCAGGGCTTGGTGGGATAGCAATTACCTTTATGTTCATCAACACCTATATAGCGGATGCATTAGGAACAAGTGTAAAGCTTGAAGTAGTTGTCACGCCAGCTTCTGTTCTGGTTGCTTGCTTCATTTCAAGTGCCACTATTTTTGTTTCCACCTACATGCCAGCCCGTAAAGCATCCAAAGTCTCAGCCATCGATGCAATCCGCCAGACACAGGATATAAAGCTAACAGGCAAAGCGGTCAAGACATCCAAGCTTGTCAGAAAAATATTCGGCTTGGAAGCGGAAATCGGACTGAAAAATGTAAAAAGGAATAAGAAAAGGTATTATGCCACATTGTTTTCACTCGTCATCAGCATCATCCTTTTCTTATCTGTATCATACTTCACAAATAATTTGAGCAGGTCTGTGGAAATGTCACAGGCTGGAACCGATTTTGATATTTTAGTTTCAGGAAGCAGCGGAGATATTTCCGACCTTGAATCCTTGGTTCATACAGAAGGTGTAACGGGTTATAGTCTCCAAAAGACGGTTCAGTTAACGTCACTAATAGAGGAAGATAAATTTACTGAAGAGTTGATCGCTGTTATCGAAAAAGAAAATATCGAACTTCAAGATGGTAGATATCCATATTACGTGAATGTATATGGGTTGAGTGAAAGTAGTTTTCAGGAGTATGCCGATAAAGCCGGAACGGACGCGGTAACCTACCGAGATTTAGAAGACCCGAAGGCGATCATTATTGAAAAAATATCTTACCAGGATTACGAAGCATCCAAGTTTGTGGAAACAAAATCGATCAACACCAAACCCGGTGAGAGAATCGAGCTGCAATTTACCGATTATGAAACAAACGAGAGAACCATGCTTGCGGGACTTGAAGTCGGTGCACTGACAGATGAGGTCCCCATGGGAACCAACACAGCAAGGGTTGGCGGGTTGGATATAGTCGTGCCGATCGAAACCTTGGATGCCATCCTCAATGAGAAGGCACTTAATGAGGTGCAATCATACCTTTACCTGAATAGCAGTGATCCCATGAAGACGCAAGAAGCACTCGAAGAAGTCGTTCCCTCTTCCATGTATATATATAACGTCTTTCAAAACAGAGAGCGTGAACAACAAATGATCATGTTCTTATCGGTATTCACCTATGGTTTCATTGCATTGATTTCTTTGATTTCCATTGCCAATATCTTTAATACCATTTCTACCAGCATTTCCTTACGAAAGAGAGAATTTGCGATGCTGAAGTCTGTCGGAATGACCCCGAAAGGCTTTAACAAAATGATCAATTACGAAAGCATCTTCTACGGAGTGAATGCCCTGTTATTTGGCTTGCCGATCAGCTTCGTTGTCATGTATCTGATACATCGTTCTGTAAACGAAACATTCCAATACGGGTTTACCCTGCCGTGGCTAGATATCGTGTTTGTGATAGCAGCCATTTTCGTTATCGTCAGCTCAGCCATGCTATATTCCATCTCCAAAATAAAAAAAGAAAACATCATTGATGGGTTGAAGCAAGAGAATATATAA
- a CDS encoding VOC family protein — protein sequence MSFAINKIDHVQLAMPKGLEDDARKFYGEILGLEEVEKPESLRKRGGVWFSKGAVHLHLGVEEPFIPAKKAHPAFEVHQIEEFKHYLSSQAVEYTVDENLPGANRIYVSDPFGNRLEFLEWV from the coding sequence ATGTCATTTGCAATCAACAAAATCGATCATGTCCAGCTTGCCATGCCAAAGGGGCTGGAGGATGACGCGCGCAAATTTTATGGTGAGATTTTAGGCTTAGAAGAAGTGGAAAAGCCGGAGTCGCTTAGAAAAAGAGGCGGGGTGTGGTTTAGTAAAGGTGCTGTTCATCTTCATTTAGGGGTGGAGGAGCCTTTTATTCCTGCAAAAAAAGCACATCCGGCATTTGAGGTTCATCAAATAGAAGAGTTTAAACATTATCTGAGCTCACAGGCGGTGGAGTACACGGTGGACGAGAATCTTCCTGGAGCAAATAGGATTTATGTAAGTGATCCTTTTGGAAACAGGCTGGAGTTTTTGGAATGGGTTTGA